CTGACCTGAAGACAGATCTCGCAAATGACATGCTCCTGCGAGAAGAAGAACTTCAGTTCCAAGAATACGCCCAGCATGTTATATCCGAGGAGCGTAAGCGAGGGCGTAACCCTTACCCCCTCATCAAGGCGGCTCAGGAGGGACccggagggggaaggggtccCAAGTATGAGGGCAAGAACGGACTTAGACCAAGCTTCCTCGTCAGTGATGGTACTGGTGTCCAGTTACCCAATTACGCCAACGCCACCACGCAAGGAAGCCATACGCGCATTTACGGAGACCCAGGAAAAAGCCGTAAACGACTTGGATTTACTTGGTAGAAGAATTCTACACTGGAATTTAAAATTTGTAGTAGAAACAAACAAGATATGTTTTGGGGATTTAGTGCTGATGGGAATGTTTTTATACTCTGTATATACAACTAAAAGTTTGGTAAATGTAAATAAATGAATTGCTACTACATATTGTTGTGTTAATTGCTACACGTAGCTGCACACTTAATGATCGGCGTGATCTTCGCGGCCAAGAAATATAAGTTTCAGTCAAGATCTCGAGACAACCTCTTAGACCAAGAGAGGAGAGCAAAAATTCTATTATTCGTTTTTATGTTatccaaaataaacaatgtCTCGCCAAGTAAAATCAGTCTGTCTACACTAGGTAGAACATTCACACACCTCATCCAATAATTGCTTATCAGTATCACCGACGGCGGTCATTTACACAACGGTTCTAATAACCAAGAAATGAACTCCTGCTAAAATACTACTCTTCTTACAACTGAAGCTAGCTACGTTTGAGGTTCTGGAAGTAGGTTGGTTCCTACATTAGGACTTTATAAGGGCTCATTGGCCCCTAGACTATCTGTTTTTGAGGGAGTCGTAGCGAACTTGCACCAGGAGAGCAGGGGCGGCGGAGTGGTCCCATAAgtgggtgggtagtggtttcatggggaggggtggttccAGGGTTGGTAGtggtttcaaattctgaaGCGCAATTTATAAGAACGCGGGGGATAACCTAGGCTTTTATGCGcaggattttaaactgttcaacaaatttgttgtcggttgcttatgtaccgcttgaaaccctaaaaacgttcatatataaaaaaaaaaaaccctgtcCAAAAGAGTTGGGAGGCgcccccctgcccctccccttaCGCCGCCCCTTGAGATGATGCATGTAGAATTTCTAGAGCTTACACGATATACTCCTGGACGCACGTCTATCCAAATACTCTCGAATGACTCTCGCTACCACCTCGGGCTCGTTCAGATGCACAAAGTGATTACCAGGTACCTCGTGGTGAAAATACTCACTCGCGTGTTGTTTTATCACGTCAAGACGAGCCCGTATGTAATCGTCTTGAATACGGAACATGGGGTGGCAGTCGTTCCCACGGACGACTAACACACTGCAGCATATTCCAGTAAGAATTGAATTAATCATTTCTTGGGATAAGATCATGAAATTTCCACGAACATCGCGGTTTTTTGCAGGTTTCAATCTTTGGTCTATATCCAATCTGTAGCCGTCCTGTTCTGGAATACCACTTCGGCTCATTAGTCGCTCTGCTGACTCCTTTGTTATGTCGGGGTTTTTGTTCATCAATCTCTGGACAAGTTGATGAAATTTTGCTACTTGTTGCCTTGGCTGTAGTTTTTGTTTATAGTGGATTCTCGAAAGGTCGTCAGCACACTCTCGAAGAACTTCTCGCGCTAGATTTTCGCCCGCAACAGACGGTCCACGGTATTCAATCAAAATAAGATCAATTACTTCGCTTGGGAATGTTCCCGCATATAACGCTGCGACACTTGCACCCATACTATGACCGATCATTGAGAATTTGACCCATCCGAGTTGGACCACTACTTTTCTGACATCCAAGACCCAATCCAAGAAGGTATAAGCAGTTCCAGCAGGGCGACGGGACGACATGCCGTGTCCCGGAAAATCGAATGCCACCAGCGTGACTTCTTTCTCCAACAGCGGAGCGAGGGACGAAAAAGTTTCCACATTATCAAGCCACCCGTGAAGTCCTAAGAATTTTTTCTCTCCTCTTCCCCAAGATTTTGCTGCTATAGTTCCCCATGGGACAGGGAACGATAACGCATATGAAGTGTCTTTGTAGGCCATGGTGTTTGGAGACCCACGTTCTTTAGTGTTAGTGAAATGTGATTACAAATTCAAATTAGCCTTTTCAGCCTTCTGTTGTTTGCTTGGCCAATTCACTTGTTGTCGAATGGAACCTTGTAGGCGCCACATCAGTCAATAAATTGTTAAATCATGATATCGTAAGCAATAAGTTTTTGccaggactaaaaaaaatggaaagaaaaactattattttcttaattaTGGTAATCCAAAGATGATTGCAAACATATTAttatgtcgttcagtgccatGCGACGACTGAAAGTCCTATCTCAGATCGGGGGTGACAGAGGATCGTTtaatattctcaaaagtctGGCGCATTGCCGCCAGCGGGAGCTATATGATCTTCACGGGGATGCGGGGTCACTCCCTCATCCGGCTTCcgaatgctttgactgcaccttgttaaaatcctgcgtacgcccctggtTCCTCTCCCCTTTTCCTTTTAGATCTACTCCCCATACTCCACTTTCGTATAACAATACACGGAATCAAAAGTCGCAACGTTAGCAACGTTAGATTTTGTCGAAAATGGCGCCCACTTCTCCCCATATAATAAGAAAAGTTTCCATGTGGGAAGTAGGGAAGTAGAGACCCGAATATTTGTATTTCCGAACTATTTCTAATCACTTTTCCTCATAATGAAAAATATATCATTATACATTATTCAACCGCAGTtatagtccagtcaatctacgTAAAAAAGGGGTCAACATATATCGGACTAACACAAGGTTTTTTAACGGTGTCTTGCACacatatttataaaaaaaataggataaAAAATTAACGTTTTTTGAATGTTTCAGTTATTTTGGGTAAAATGACATTTCGTTTTCATAAATGACTATACGTGATGTAAAACAGGTTCTTATACAAATAGTGCTTAGTGCCTCTTAATAATAATGTCATTGATTTAAAATCAAGAAAGTATATGGACACATTAAAGATGATTATATATTAAATTatagtatatttttatattatggTATATAAtgattatatattatataacaccATCCTCATTATTCTGTGAAAATAGATTTTAATGTCGAAATTCTTTataatttcttttaaattaaGACCCGATTGAGTGTGAATTAGTACACGATGACCCTTTGTAGTAGATTTGGATTTCGGCTCAGGTAGATGTCATGGGCTTCCATGTGGAATTATCGTCACCAACAGGAACGGTGATGATAATCGTGTGGACGATTTTACCGCAGCTGATAATGATTACATAATGTGCTTGATTCTCCTTCTAAAGACCCGTAAAGATAGAAACCTGTGGGTTTTGCCCAAAATAGATGAGCTATATCAGATAACGTTGATTTTTAGCCAGATCttgtagaaatatatatttcttatcatTTATAGTGgtataaatttgattttttataAGTATGTGTATTTTTCGTGATTTTCATgatttgggattcctgtggttttCCATACAAGCCTTGTATGGGGAAATTCGGTGCGGTTTTTCGGGGTGTTTGCGTGctccgtttttttttagacttttagtatgttataaAGGGAGACTAAATTAATACAAAAACGTTGAAAAACCTTGTGTTGCTATTAGTCCGatccaggggctcataagtaggggcaatcaacttccccacattctggtactgtataggtgtcacggcgtttcctaggatcaggctatttttagacgcgcggattagccaatcagatgaaaAATCGACTTTGTCTCAagaaatccaaaatggcggccgagaaGGGGCAAAACGATACTTGTTTTTCAAAGTCTTATACAATCGTCAAATGCCTCCTAATTTCTAACCCTTTTAGCCACagagaaagaaacattttcttactagccttggactattatttttctataagtGAACTCAAATGTTGGTACGAgtacattttttcttgttctagcaaaaaaataagtgatcatttgtATCGATCTCGAAATTCTCTCGCTGAAAGGCGATATTATCATTCATAAGGTTTTCGATACTGCTAGTTAACTAacaatattgtttattttagattttgttaaatatttttattaaacgaGCTCTTCAAATCTGGAACTGTGTTTGTATCAACACCCATGACCTGTCCTGGACTCACTGTCCTGATCTGGTAAGAAATATCCATGTAAAAGTATACTAACATAAAAGGCAACCTCAATATGGAtatttgtgtctttttgtcaATTCTATATCCATTTAATTCAAAAATCTATACTTGTTATTTATGATCTGTTATGAATACTTTGTTCAAATTTGACAATAGTGACCACTGACGTCGTTTCTCATTTGACCGCTTGGCTGACCAGAAACTATAATACGTTTTATAATCATTACAAAAAGGCAAGGAGGGTATAAAAGCATGCATATATGTATGCCTTGCTACCGTTATAGTAATGCACTTTCAGTTCTTGTTAAATCTTTCAGAAAAGCTCTTGTGGGGGAGATTATGCTGTCACTCAAACAGTCTGTTATTTCCCTGTAATAATAACAGTCGGTTATTTTGCTGTAGTTGATAATTATATGTAATGATAAGGAAAACATccttaagtttttcttttaatgatAATATCTGCTTTATTAATGACTGTGTTTTGCTACTCAAAAAGCTTTATTGTTGActtttgtttactgtaaaataaCTTAGTTTAGACAACTCCTTATtttaattatcatttttttagttaactatttttttaagttgTTTATATTAGCTGCAAACATGCAACTTTTACTATTAAATATTAActgcaggtattggcctgccaaAATATAGTATATTAAAAAGCACCTCTAAAGGGTGTCAACCTATTTCTTTTAAAGTCTGTATTTGTCTCTAACTGTTGACACAGTCCACAAGATCCAGCAGAATAGAAGTTGCCAAGTGGTTTTCTTCCTGTGCTTATTTGGCCCATTTTGTGTACATTCATTTGGCATGGTGTTAACACAACTTCTAAGAATCTGACATTTTTTGTGTTAGCTCGGGCTTAGCCCAGACAAAGCACACTCCAACAGAAGCTCGCGTGGACGCGCTAGTTCCTATGGGCGGGCTAGGATGGGGCCTAGGGGGGAGGTCACATGAGCGCGATAGCTTGGACTAGTGCGTACCACACCAACCCGGCGGTATAGCTTGCACAAGCGCGCTAGCCGAAAACCCCGAGTAATGCTTACATGAGCGACCAACAACTCCGGCGGCGGTGTCAATCAAGTAAGTTCATAGGTCGCGTAGCCGCCTGAAAGCAGTCCAGAAGAGGGCGAACCTAATCAGCTCCCGGCAATGCACGGCTTGCATAACCCATGCGTAGGATGCACATGGACCAACAGACCTGGCGGTGTCGCTCGCGGAGCGCTAGGTGGGGCTCAATGCAGACCTAACGGAACCCGCAGCATAGCTCGCGTGAGCGCTGAGAGTTGGACTGAGGGTGAACCTCAATTAGCCATCCGGCAATACATGGCTTGCACGAGCCTACATGGCTTGCACGCGGTGACGCCCGCATAAGCGCGGTATTATTTGGGGCTAAGGGCGGACCTAGCGAACCCCGCAGCACAGCTCGCGTGAGCGCGCTTGAGACTGAAGGCAAACCTCGCTTAGCCCCCAAGGCAATACAAGGCATGCCAGCACACGCAGTTTGGTGTCGCTGGCTTAGTCGCGCTAGATGGGGCTTAGTGCGGACCTCACAAACAAGGTGGCATAGCTCGCGTGAGCGCATGAACCTGTTTGGGACTGTAAGCGAACTTCATAGGCCCCCATGGGAACGAACACATAGCTTGCCCGAGCCTGGCTTGGGCTCGACGTGGACCAAAAATTTCCAAGGTGTCATTCGTCTAAACGCTCTAGATGAGACTAGAAGTAGAGACTTAACAAAGTACATGGCATGCATGAGCAATGTGCGGGCTCAACACACCGACGAATCCAGCGGTGTCGCTCGCATAAGGGcattgaagaaataaaaaggggGGCAGACCAAACGAACCCCGCCGAATCGCTCGCGTGAGCGCAGTTGGGGGTGAAGGCGAAGCTCACAAGCCCCTCAGGTAGTACATAGCTTGCGGGAGCCTAGCTTGGGATCAACGTAGACCGGCGAATCTGGCGCTCGGGGTGGAACTGACAACCCTGCATCATGGGTTTCATCTGGTGGTGTCACTCGCATAATCACGCAAGGTGGAACTTAGAGGAACTTGCAGCATAGCTCGTGTGTTCGCCGGTGGCAACAGCAATACATGTCTTGCTTTAGCAAAGCGTGGGCTCAACGGACCTGTAATCCAGCGGTGCTGGTCGCCTGAGCAAGCTTTGTGGGGCTTTACGCGTACCTAACGAACCCCGCAGCATGGCTTGCGTGAAAGCGTGAACGCAGTCGAGACAGAGGGCGTACCTCTTCAGCATTCCAGGCAATGCAGCTAGGGGTGAGGGCAGACCTAATCAGCATTTCCGTCATCGCAACGCAAataaggggtggggggggggggggggggtggggcaaATGAAACGCACTTAGGGCTAATGGCAAACCTCCTCAATTCCAGGCAGCGCAATTAGGGCTAGTGGCGAACCTCATAGGCATTCCCGGTAACGCAACGCCATAACGGCAAACCTCATCAGCCTTTCAGGCAACCTTATGCAATAGGGGATGAGGGCAACACCTCATCCGTCTATCAGGCAACGCAACGCGATTCGGATTAAGGGCACAACATAATCAGTTTTTCAGGCAACGCAACGCAATTAGGGTTGAGGGCAAAACCTCAAGAAACCTTTCGGCAACGCAACGCAGTTAGGGCTGGGGGCAAACCTCATCAGCCATTTAGGCAACGCAATTAGGGCTGAGGGCTGAGGGGCGCATAGGCAGAAGCGCGAGAGCTGCAAAGGCAAAGGCCGCGAGGGAGGCAAAGACCACGAGGGCCACAAAGGCAACGGCCACGGGGGCCGCAAAGGCAAAGGTCGCAAGGGCCGCAAAGATAAAGGCCGCAAGGGCCGCAAAGATAATGGCTACATGGGCCGCAAAGGCCACCACTAGGTCACCAGGGCCGCAACAAGGCCACCAGGGCCGCAACTAGGCTATCAGGGCCGTAACTAGGGTACCAGGGCCGCAACTAGGACAACAGCGTCACAACTAGGCCGCAAGGGTCCGCAACTAGACCACTAGGGCCGAAACTAGGCGACCAGGGCCGCAACTAGGCCGCAGCAAAGCCGCAAGGGGCGCAACTAGGCCGCAAGGGCCGCAACTAGGCCAACAGCGCCACAACTAGGCCGCAAGGGGCGCAACTAGGCCAACAGGGCCGTAACTAGGGCACCAGAGCCGCAACTAGGCCAACAGCGCCACAACTAGGCCGCCGGGGCCGCAACTAGGCCACAAGGGGCCGCAACTAGGCCATGAAGGTCACAACTAGGCCACAAGGGGCCGCAACTAGGCCACGAAGGTCACAACTAGGCCGCAACTATAGACCGCAAGAGCCGCAACTAAGCCACCAGGGCCGCAACTTGGCCACCAAGGGCCGCAACAATAGGCCGCAATGGCCGCAACTAGGCCACCGAAGGCCATAACTATAGGCCACCAAGGGGCGCAACTATAGGCCGCAGGGGCCGCAACTATAGGCCACCAAGGCGCGCAACTAggccataataataataatattatataataataatataatattaataataataatattataatataataatattataatatataataataataatatataataataatataaatatataatatatacagatagaatcaaaaagcccaaactatcgcgatctcgtaccagaaaaatgaagtttttggtgtatataTAGAATATAGAAACACTTGTATCTCACGGGCGTCCTGTGGTTTCAAATGGAAACGAGGCCAAGGAGGGTCACGTGAGATTCACGATCGGCCATGTTAGATTCTAACAAGGCCACGTAAATCAAACCTCATCCAAATCGCTTCAAAAATGGTCCGAATTTGTGGGCCAAAGCTCTCAAACTGCTGTTTTATTCTTAGTTTGTGGGGTGTTATTATGTTGGTATGTATATCGATGGACATTGCTGAATTTTGTTGTGTATAAGACAGTAAGAAATATCAATCGAATTGTCGTGATCCTCCTCACAAATTAGTTTCCCCTCGTCGTTTTCAGCTTCTTTTGGGCGTTTTCTTTAAAACGAAAAGCATAGCCTTGGTCGAGGATATACCGAAAGATAAAGGCGACGCAGGCTTCTCAAGCACAGCAAAGTAAGTTAATCTAGTCACGAATTTCTCATCAGAAcaattcaaatattttctgCATCTTCACGATATCACGAGTTTCCCTTCTGTCAAATCGTGCTAGTATTTTttcacaatcatcaacacatTAAAGATGGTACTCTTTATTCCTTCAAAATAAACTAAGAAGCTTTACCACAACGGAAGCGATCTTTTTATTGGAACTTAACCAACCTTTTATTGGAACAAATTATGGGAAAATGTATAAATTGCAAGGAGAGGGGGCTGGTGGGGATGGTTTGATGCGGAATCTGAGAGGAGGGGGGTGTTACTGGTTGGGATGGCTACGCCTACCTGACTCATATTTTAATTATTCTAAAATACGCCATACTAGTCATGCGAATACTCACATCCTTCATTTTCGTATGCAGAAATTGCTTTATTGCTGCTGGAATATATGGGGTTACATTAATAATATCAATACATCAGAAGTGGGTAAATGCAAGAACTGGGGACACACAGAAATTGTAAGTAGACCCATATCTTAACTATTGAAAGGCTAAAAGTTTTAACCCAATGACAATTTTAATCCACCCTGAATAGGTaacttattattattgaatATGCAATTTCCATGCCTAGAAATCCATGTGATTGTTTGaaaattttgagaaaaaaagacatttttctCTCCAAATCTAAGCAAGCAGTATTTTTTGTTGCTTTCAAATTAGCAACAAATACCCCTAACCTATTCATCTCTTTCAATGCAATAACAATAGTGTTAACTGGGCATCTCTTATTTATCTTCAAACTAGCaaggaaaacaacaaaaattgtGCATTGATGGTTAATGTGCTTGCTGTACAGTTGTTTATCATAATATACTGCTCACTAACTTTAGATACCAAAGGTAGAATAAAGtgaatgttttgcttattgcGTGGATAATGAATGTGTGAATAACAAATGCTTTGCAAG
The sequence above is a segment of the Nematostella vectensis chromosome 2, jaNemVect1.1, whole genome shotgun sequence genome. Coding sequences within it:
- the LOC5521181 gene encoding ribonuclease kappa-B isoform X2; the protein is MVRICGPKLSNCCFILSLWGVIMLLLLGVFFKTKSIALVEDIPKDKGDAGFSSTAKNCFIAAGIYGVTLIISIHQKWVNARTGDTQKLVVA
- the LOC5521182 gene encoding serine hydrolase-like protein 2 encodes the protein MAYKDTSYALSFPVPWGTIAAKSWGRGEKKFLGLHGWLDNVETFSSLAPLLEKEVTLVAFDFPGHGMSSRRPAGTAYTFLDWVLDVRKVVVQLGWVKFSMIGHSMGASVAALYAGTFPSEVIDLILIEYRGPSVAGENLAREVLRECADDLSRIHYKQKLQPRQQVAKFHQLVQRLMNKNPDITKESAERLMSRSGIPEQDGYRLDIDQRLKPAKNRDVRGNFMILSQEMINSILTGICCSVLVVRGNDCHPMFRIQDDYIRARLDVIKQHASEYFHHEVPGNHFVHLNEPEVVARVIREYLDRRASRSISCKL
- the LOC5521181 gene encoding ribonuclease kappa-B isoform X1, whose amino-acid sequence is MVRICGPKLSNCCFILSLWGVIMLLLLGVFFKTKSIALVEDIPKDKGDAGFSSTAKNCFIAAGIYGVTLIISIHQKWVNARTGDTQKFYIQA
- the LOC5521181 gene encoding ribonuclease kappa-B isoform X3, translated to MVRICGPKLSNCCFILSLWGVIMLLLLGVFFKTKSIALVEDIPKDKGDAGFSSTAKNCFIAAGIYGVTLIISIHQKWVNARTGDTQKL